One genomic segment of Caldilineales bacterium includes these proteins:
- a CDS encoding beta-propeller fold lactonase family protein codes for MWRRIKAGGLFTVLVIVWLLSSGLPVQGVAVMEPDAVFSAPTTSSPITLSADKSWVWSVNPDDDSVSIINAGLDTEVFRIHVGDEPQSVAVDPNNQYAYVANAAENSVTVIRVTGTAPFGAVVEETLTTGAEPWNITISPDGKRVYVANSAQDTITVIKADVVFPTLPTIIGNIDLQNSACNAGDLNRRFQPRGLAISLDNSQLYATRFLSFTKTGGAQATNDGKEGVVCRLDINTNAASIGASVNGFTPITLAAHASGFGNEMAYPNQLQSIAIRGNKAYVPNIAAAPAAPLRFNNDTHAFVNIIDGLDDYSQSDGGALNLHLGARVPEAGKPKLFFANPWAIAFTTQSGAGNAYVVSAGSDLLVKLNVDASGVISFTNGVSTTRTIDLDDPNNPTTSDRNAGKNPLGIAIRDTGIPSQRKAYVMNYVSRNVSVVNLATDSVAAVINLTDLPIPNSQDEQLQVGKEMFFSARGNFDRPAGATVSTTNRLSSDGWQNCASCHFAGLTDGNIWAFAAGPRKSVPLNGTFSPHNPDDQRLLNYSAIFDEVQDFELNIRNVSGPGPIFAGPPPLLDPNHGLLIGDNGDINAAPAVVNAFAKPNTGRPQLTVTLPGSTKAWSALDALQEWARFGIRTPNGALTASELTAGGGNASGGLNATDVALGRRLFFQAGCQLCHGGSKWTVSNKDFASPPAASQIATENPPTAAAVTAQYLARFLSDIGSFNLNVAGSGNAIPGAAAVGGSEKAADGKDALGADYDGNGSGAGYNIPSLLGANVLQPYYHNGACETLACVLNDVKHRTANNTRPDVLGSSANRARLVQFLRSLDDQTVFPTNLIINTHDVFLDPPTVFKGSTVTVGVNVSLFGAVADLEPFSDTLKVRFTAPGLDAEVPVPAFSQDFGQATVTTSWTVPSQAGLAAISVQADSGGVFAEADEQDNTALRRVLIRNPQADTTPPAVATNGIKISDDDPFDENDPIATTADVRVRITASDNAGGSGLDKYCIVNYYYDVVRRRWVEQPCGFEPLPAPDSQAGDLFTYIVAATLPPREGVAYAFVWVKDKAGNVSRTPGFDVISFLPGPTTNININRNDVRLFRLTLTPGQALSFTISVLSGDVDVSVFDSVFSNANRIALSANNGAQTENVNFTNTFGATRTFQMEIRAVANSRFRIAYQESLAAVAEDAAQPSGPTNTGDLNSGAPLVSGPPAQQTSIDEADPIYLPVLWYFK; via the coding sequence ATGTGGCGTCGAATCAAAGCGGGCGGGCTTTTCACCGTTCTCGTCATCGTCTGGCTGCTGTCCTCAGGCCTTCCTGTGCAGGGCGTGGCTGTCATGGAACCGGACGCCGTTTTCAGCGCGCCCACCACGTCCAGTCCCATCACTTTGTCGGCCGATAAGTCGTGGGTGTGGAGCGTCAACCCGGACGATGACAGCGTATCGATCATCAACGCCGGCCTCGATACCGAGGTATTCCGCATCCACGTGGGCGACGAGCCGCAGAGCGTGGCCGTCGATCCCAACAACCAGTACGCCTATGTGGCTAATGCCGCCGAGAACTCGGTGACGGTGATCCGGGTAACAGGCACGGCGCCCTTCGGCGCGGTAGTCGAAGAAACCCTGACCACCGGCGCTGAACCGTGGAACATCACCATCTCGCCCGACGGCAAGCGCGTCTATGTGGCCAACAGCGCCCAGGATACAATCACCGTGATCAAGGCCGATGTCGTTTTCCCCACCCTGCCCACGATCATCGGCAACATCGATCTGCAGAACAGCGCCTGCAATGCCGGCGACCTCAACCGCCGCTTCCAACCGCGCGGCCTGGCCATCAGCCTCGACAACAGCCAACTGTACGCCACCCGCTTCCTGTCCTTCACCAAGACCGGCGGCGCCCAGGCCACGAACGATGGCAAGGAGGGGGTTGTCTGCCGGCTGGACATCAACACCAACGCCGCCAGCATCGGCGCCAGCGTCAACGGCTTTACACCCATCACCCTGGCTGCTCATGCCAGCGGGTTTGGGAATGAGATGGCGTACCCTAACCAATTGCAAAGCATCGCCATCCGCGGCAACAAAGCCTATGTGCCCAATATCGCTGCTGCGCCTGCGGCCCCGCTTCGGTTCAACAACGACACCCACGCCTTTGTAAACATCATCGACGGCCTCGACGACTATTCGCAGAGCGACGGCGGCGCCCTGAATCTGCATTTGGGCGCCCGCGTGCCTGAGGCCGGCAAACCCAAGCTGTTTTTCGCCAACCCGTGGGCCATTGCCTTCACCACCCAAAGCGGCGCCGGCAATGCCTATGTCGTCTCGGCCGGCAGCGACCTGCTGGTGAAACTGAACGTAGACGCCAGCGGCGTCATCTCCTTTACCAACGGCGTCAGCACCACCCGCACCATCGACCTTGACGACCCGAACAACCCCACCACCAGCGACCGCAACGCCGGCAAGAACCCGCTCGGCATCGCCATCCGCGATACAGGCATCCCCAGCCAGCGCAAAGCCTATGTGATGAACTATGTCTCGCGCAATGTCTCGGTGGTCAATCTGGCCACCGACTCGGTGGCGGCGGTGATCAACCTCACCGACCTACCCATCCCCAACTCGCAGGATGAGCAGCTTCAGGTCGGCAAAGAGATGTTCTTCTCCGCGCGCGGGAATTTCGACCGCCCGGCCGGTGCAACCGTCTCCACCACCAACCGGCTGTCGAGCGACGGTTGGCAAAACTGCGCCAGTTGCCATTTTGCCGGGTTGACCGACGGGAATATCTGGGCCTTCGCGGCCGGGCCGCGCAAGTCGGTGCCGCTGAATGGCACCTTCAGCCCGCACAACCCCGACGACCAGCGGCTGTTGAACTACTCGGCTATCTTCGACGAAGTGCAGGACTTCGAATTGAACATCCGCAACGTCTCCGGCCCTGGCCCCATCTTCGCCGGCCCGCCACCTTTGCTCGACCCCAACCACGGTCTGCTGATCGGCGATAACGGCGATATCAACGCCGCGCCGGCAGTCGTCAATGCTTTTGCCAAGCCGAATACCGGGCGGCCTCAGCTGACAGTCACGCTGCCGGGGAGTACGAAAGCCTGGTCGGCGCTAGATGCGCTGCAGGAGTGGGCGCGCTTCGGCATCCGCACGCCAAACGGCGCCTTGACGGCTTCTGAGCTGACCGCGGGTGGAGGAAACGCTAGCGGTGGTCTCAATGCAACCGATGTGGCCTTGGGGCGCCGCCTCTTTTTCCAGGCCGGCTGCCAGCTCTGCCACGGCGGCAGCAAGTGGACGGTGAGCAACAAGGATTTCGCCTCGCCACCCGCGGCCAGCCAGATCGCGACCGAGAATCCCCCCACCGCCGCCGCCGTCACCGCGCAGTATCTCGCCCGCTTCCTGAGCGACATCGGCTCGTTCAATCTCAATGTGGCCGGCAGCGGCAATGCGATCCCCGGCGCCGCCGCCGTTGGCGGCAGCGAAAAGGCCGCCGACGGCAAGGACGCATTGGGTGCCGACTATGATGGCAACGGCAGTGGGGCCGGGTATAACATCCCGTCCTTGCTCGGCGCCAACGTCCTCCAGCCTTACTATCACAATGGCGCCTGCGAAACGCTGGCCTGTGTGCTGAACGATGTCAAGCATCGCACAGCCAACAACACGCGACCGGATGTCTTGGGCAGCAGCGCCAACCGGGCGAGGCTTGTGCAATTTCTCAGGAGCCTGGATGACCAGACGGTCTTTCCGACAAATCTGATCATCAATACTCACGACGTCTTTCTCGACCCGCCCACGGTTTTCAAAGGCTCGACCGTCACGGTCGGCGTCAATGTCTCCTTGTTCGGCGCCGTGGCCGATCTCGAACCATTTTCGGACACGCTCAAGGTCAGGTTTACCGCTCCCGGCCTCGACGCCGAAGTGCCGGTGCCTGCCTTCAGCCAGGACTTCGGCCAGGCAACGGTCACGACATCGTGGACGGTTCCGAGTCAGGCCGGGTTGGCGGCGATCAGTGTGCAGGCAGATAGCGGCGGCGTCTTTGCTGAGGCCGATGAACAAGACAACACCGCTCTGCGCAGGGTCTTGATCCGTAACCCACAGGCTGACACGACACCGCCGGCTGTGGCGACCAACGGGATCAAGATCAGCGATGATGACCCCTTCGACGAGAATGATCCCATTGCCACCACGGCGGACGTGAGGGTTCGCATCACGGCCAGCGACAATGCCGGCGGCAGCGGCTTGGACAAATACTGCATCGTCAACTACTACTATGATGTCGTGCGCCGGCGTTGGGTCGAACAGCCCTGTGGTTTCGAGCCGCTGCCGGCGCCCGATTCGCAGGCGGGCGACCTCTTCACCTACATCGTTGCTGCCACCCTGCCCCCGCGCGAAGGCGTCGCCTATGCCTTTGTTTGGGTCAAGGACAAAGCGGGCAACGTCTCGCGTACACCGGGCTTCGACGTGATCAGTTTCCTCCCCGGCCCAACGACCAATATCAACATCAACCGCAACGATGTGCGTCTCTTCCGTCTGACGCTGACGCCAGGCCAAGCGCTTAGCTTCACCATCTCGGTCTTGTCCGGCGATGTGGATGTGTCAGTTTTCGATAGCGTGTTCAGCAATGCCAACCGCATCGCCCTCAGCGCCAACAACGGCGCCCAAACCGAAAACGTGAACTTTACGAACACGTTCGGGGCCACGCGCACCTTCCAGATGGAGATCAGGGCCGTCGCCAACAGCCGTTTCCGCATCGCCTACCAAGAGTCTCTCGCGGCGGTAGCGGAGGACGCCGCGCAGCCGTCCGGCCCCACTAACACCGGCGACCTGAACAGCGGCGCTCCGCTCGTCTCCGGGCCGCCAGCGCAACAGACGTCCATCGACGAAGCTGATCCCATCTACCTGCCGGTGCTATGGTACTTCAAGTAG